The following coding sequences are from one Bos indicus x Bos taurus breed Angus x Brahman F1 hybrid chromosome 5, Bos_hybrid_MaternalHap_v2.0, whole genome shotgun sequence window:
- the BID gene encoding BH3-interacting domain death agonist isoform X2, translated as MDLKVSNGPGPGDERTTSLLLLGFLQSCPHSCFQRELEALGHELSGHLFHDDELQTDGNRCSHFPLAAEAETDSERQEEAVREVARQLAQIGDRLEGSIRPGMVAGLASRFSVRSLSEEDRRQCLAAALEQLMQTCPPDVDHEKTQLLLTMLLAKKIADHSPALLRDVFHTTVTFINQNLLAYVRNLVRNMD; from the exons ATGGATTTGAAG GTTAGCAACGGCCCCGGCCCTGGGGACGAGCGCACCAcgagcctgctgctgctgggctTCCTGCAGAGCTGCCCCCACTCCTGCTTCCAGAGGGAGCTGGAGGCGCTGGGTCACGAGCTGTCTGGGCACCTGTTCCATGATGACGAGCTGCAGACGGACGGCAACCGCTGCAGCCACTTCCCCTTGGCAGCGGAAGCGGAGACAG ATTCTGAGCGTCAGGAGGAGGCAGTCCGCGAAGTCGCCCGGCAGCTCGCCCAGATTGGGGACAGGCTGGAGGGCAGCATCCGCCCAGGGATGGTGGCCGGCCTGGCCTCACGCTTCAGTGTCAGGAGCCTGTCGGAGGAG GACAGGAGGCAGTGCCTGGCGGCTGCGCTGGAACAGCTCATGCAAACCTGCCCTCCTGACGTGGACCACGAGAAGACCCAGCTCCTGCTCACCATGCTCTTGGCCAAAAAGATAGCCGACCACTCGCCAGCCTTGCTCCGAGATGTCTTCCACACAACGGTGACCTTCATCAACCAGAACCTCCTCGCCTACGTGAGGAACTTAGTCCGAAAT ATGGACTGA
- the BID gene encoding BH3-interacting domain death agonist isoform X1, whose amino-acid sequence MDLKVSNGPGPGDERTTSLLLLGFLQSCPHSCFQRELEALGHELSGHLFHDDELQTDGNRCSHFPLAAEAETDSERQEEAVREVARQLAQIGDRLEGSIRPGMVAGLASRFSVRSLSEEDRRQCLAAALEQLMQTCPPDVDHEKTQLLLTMLLAKKIADHSPALLRDVFHTTVTFINQNLLAYVRNLVRNQMD is encoded by the exons ATGGATTTGAAG GTTAGCAACGGCCCCGGCCCTGGGGACGAGCGCACCAcgagcctgctgctgctgggctTCCTGCAGAGCTGCCCCCACTCCTGCTTCCAGAGGGAGCTGGAGGCGCTGGGTCACGAGCTGTCTGGGCACCTGTTCCATGATGACGAGCTGCAGACGGACGGCAACCGCTGCAGCCACTTCCCCTTGGCAGCGGAAGCGGAGACAG ATTCTGAGCGTCAGGAGGAGGCAGTCCGCGAAGTCGCCCGGCAGCTCGCCCAGATTGGGGACAGGCTGGAGGGCAGCATCCGCCCAGGGATGGTGGCCGGCCTGGCCTCACGCTTCAGTGTCAGGAGCCTGTCGGAGGAG GACAGGAGGCAGTGCCTGGCGGCTGCGCTGGAACAGCTCATGCAAACCTGCCCTCCTGACGTGGACCACGAGAAGACCCAGCTCCTGCTCACCATGCTCTTGGCCAAAAAGATAGCCGACCACTCGCCAGCCTTGCTCCGAGATGTCTTCCACACAACGGTGACCTTCATCAACCAGAACCTCCTCGCCTACGTGAGGAACTTAGTCCGAAAT CAGATGGACTGA